The Eretmochelys imbricata isolate rEreImb1 chromosome 26, rEreImb1.hap1, whole genome shotgun sequence genome contains the following window.
AGGGTTACCCCGGGCAGCAGTACATCCAGGGGGCCCAGTACCCCACCCAAGCTGCCCAGTATGCTCCTAGCGCGCCCCAGCCATCTGCACCGTCCCCCTCATACCCTGGCCACAGGATGCCCATGCAGCAAGGAATGGGCCAGTACCTCTCCGCCTCTGTCTCCGCCGGACCATACTACAAGGtacctaactgtcagggtgacgCTGCAGAGACTGTATAGGGGGATGGTGTTGGGGAGCATTGTACGAGGTGGGGTACAGGCAGCCTCCACTGGGGGAAGCACATTGTCTTTGTAGATTGCTTGGGGGGAGTTACTTTGGACCCTCCTCCACACACCTTTAACCTTtattaacaccccccccccccaattgctCCAGTGCCCCCTCCTCCAGGAGCTCCTGAGGAGTTAACCCTCTGTCTCCCGCAGCTGAACCCCATTGTAGAGAGGGCCCAGTGGGCTTTTCTGAGGTCACCCAGCAAGGCAgaactgggaaaagaacccaggagtcctggttcccaggctCAAGCTTTAGCCTGAAGACCATCCTCCCCTGCATCCCATGGCTCCTGCCTGTACCCCTGACCCATCTTGCTGCCTACACCCTGAGACGAGGCTCCCcccgggatggggtgagggggccAGTCCATGATGGACAGTCTAGCGGGTCTGGGGTGGGCTGAAGTCTGAGGACTGGGATGCTCCTCTGACGCTGTGCCTTGGGGTCATCTTCTTTCCAGCCGACTGACCAGTTCAATGGGCAGAATGCCAGCTTCACCAGCTACAGCCAGGCCTCCATGAACGGGGTGAGTCACTGCACCGAGGGCCAGCCCTGGCATCTCCCTGCTCTGGGAactgaggggcagccaggcctgcTTTGCGCCCAATACTCTGTTCGCTCTGCCTCCCCTGGTactgcccctgctctgcacccccaaccccagtACTGCTTCCCAGTACTATGGCCGCTTTGCCCCCTGGGTACTGCCACCCTAATTTGGTACCTCCCAGTCCTGCATCCCCTCTGTCCCCCAGCATTGCCCTCCCAGTACTGTGTCCGCTCTGCTTCTCCTGGTACACCCGCTCTGCCCGCCAGTAGCACACCAGTCCTGTCCCCCTGGAACTATGCGCGCTCTGCCCCCCAGGTGCTACCACCCAATACTGCCCCGAGTGAGGAGGATTTGCTGTCCCAGGGGGCATGTTTTTTCCAACCCCGAGCCCCCTGGCACATCTAGTGGGCTGCTCATGGACATGCCAAGTAACTTCCAGAGGCACTGGTAGCTCTCCCTGCGCTCCAGGGGTCTCCCAGCCTCCCCCTTTCCTTGGCATCTTTGCCCAGAGGAGCAGGCCCCTACTCCTCTCCCGCTTGCCCCATATCTCCTGTTTCCCTCCTAGTCCCTAAGGGGATGCACCCCCTGTGCTAAAGGTCGGGTTCCCCCAAAGGCTGGGGACAGCCACGATGTGTttgtctccctgcagcctggccgGTCTGTGCCTGGCTACCCCAGCTCCCCGCTGCCCGGGAACCCCACGCCCCCCATGACGCCCGGAAGCACCATCCCACCATACATGTCCCCGGGGCAGGATGTCAAGTCGCCCTTCCTGACGGACATCAAGCCCAGCGTCAGCTCCCTGCACCCGTCGCCTTCAGGTGAGTCTCACCTGCAGGTCTTTGGGATCCGGCCCGGGAGTCTGAAGCAGAGGAGTGCCTTGCCCACCAGCTGCTCCACCCGGGCCCATCATCCATGGGCTGCTCCACCCGGGCCCATCATCCATGGGCTGCTCCACCCGGGCCCATCATCCATGGGCTGCTCCACCCGGGCCCATCATCCATGGGCTGCTCCACCCGGGCCCATCATCCATGGGCTGCTCCACCCGGGCCCATCATCCATGGGCTGCTCCACCCGGGCCCATCATCCATGGGCTGGTCCACCTGGGCCCATCATCCATGGGCTGGTCCACCCGGGCTACAGGAAGCGTGGGGGGATGAATTCAGGGCAGGAGGAAACCCAGCAGCTCCATGCGGCCTCGCTAAATGTGGGCACAGCGGCCCCCCGTCCACAGGGCAAGGGGGAACAGCACAGGGGTCTGTCTCTCTGAGCCAGGATGGAATTTGGGGGGCATGGCCCCTGTAGGGGGGGATGGAacattggggggctgggggttccATGGCAGTTGGGGAGGTGGAATCGGGTCGGGGGAGGGGTGTCTGGGACGCCACCCAAAGACGGGAGGACAGGGCGCTGCCCCCAACCATGTTTGGGAGAGgaagaaggggcaggggggtccaggCCAGCCCCATGGCCTGGCGCCCTCTGCAGCTGGTGCCCGTGGTGCTGCAGGTGCAGTGCCTGCCGGTGCCTATGGCCCTGCACCGCTGGCCcatccccagcctgagccctccttcccccaccacagGCAACCCGTGCGAGGAGCTGCGCCTGACCTTCCCCGTGCGGGACGGGGTGGTCCTGGAGCCCTTCCGCCTCCAGCACAACCTGGCTGTCAGCAACCATGTTTTCCAGCTCCGCGATTCTGTCTACAAGACACTGATGCTGAGGTGAGGCCTCCCCCCCGGGGCTCCACTCACAGCTCCCCTCACCGCTAGCGCTGGCAGTCCCCCCAGTTCTGCTGGGGTCCTCGTTGTACTGGCCTGGCCGCTCTCACACCCGGCCCTCCTGGCTGTGGAGCAGCTTTGGCCTCCCCATAGGGGCAGAGATTCCAAGCCTCCCCACAGCTGGGTCTGCCCCTTTGCCCACCCTCCAGTCCAGCCGTCACCCTCTGgtccctccaccccaaggcacTGCCCTCTGGCCCCTTCATAGCTGGGATCCCCGCCGCTGAGTCACAGCACCGTCTGCCTTCTCTCTACCAATGGAGAGAACCTGGCCGatgccctgcccctggccctggaGCTACCCTGAATCCCTGTTCCACGGGCTCCTAGCCTATCTCCCTCTACACCCCCCTCGACTGTCCAAAGAACTCTCCAGGGTCACTCAGCCAGCTTTCCTCCTGCCCAAGGCCTGACCTGGAGCTCCAGTTCAAATGCTACCACCATGAGGACCGACAGATGAACACTAACTGGCCGGCCTCAGTCCAGGTCAGCGTCAATGCTACGCCCCTGACCATCGAGCGGGGTGACAACAAGACTTCCCACAAGCCCCTCTACCTGAAGCAGGTGTGCCAGCCTGGGAGGAACACCATCCAGATAACCGTCACCGCCTGCTGCTGTGTAAGTGACCTGCACTCCCCTGCCTGCCCAGATCCCAGTACATGCACAAACTGACAAACTCACAGACACTGCCAGACGCACACaagcatgtgtgtatgtatatgtgtgcacACATGCTCGCTGTAAAGTTACATCACACcgtgggcccagtcctgctcatttggcactggtgcgaccactgctggaatcctgtgtccagttctggtgcccacaatgcAGGAGGGGTGTTGATAAATTAGCGGGGCAGAGAAGAACCACgagaatgattcaaggattagaaaacctgcctgagagTGAAAGACTCACGGAGCTCAATCAGTTTAgctcaacaacaaaaaaaggctaACGGGTGACTTCATCCCAGTCTGTCagtacctacgtggggaacaaatatttaatactgggcTCCTCCGTccagcagaggaaggtctaacgtGATCCagcggctggaagttgaagctagacaaattcagtctggaaataaggtgtaactttttaccagtgagagtaattaatcaatggaacaatttcccaaagctcatggtggattctccatcactgacattttttaaattaaggttgGATGTTTAGCTACAAGATCTGCTCTGGTCTATTGCCTGGTTCTACTTTTGATTTTTTATCAGAGAAACAAATGCTGAATATTTCCATTCAGCAATGCTGCTGCCACACaactcatgggagttgtagttcattTTCCTCTTATCCACATTCTACTCTAAgggccaggctccccagccaCACTCactttcccatgatgcaccacatcCAGGGACTCCCATGAGACCATCACCTGCCTTCATCAGGGGGAGAaactggtgcatcatgggagatgtagtccagcccatAGAGAATGCGAGCATGAGGTACCTGCACTACAGCTCCtatgaggcaccacagcagcattaccaaatggaaatattttagttttctgTTTTTTGACGAAAATCCAAGATTTTTCGTGGGAATAAAAACCCATTTCCTGTCCCCGGCCAGTCAGAGACCAGACACCACACACCATCTCTGCCAGGCCAGGAGATGTGGGCATGGCCTCCCAAAGGCACCTGTATATCACAGCATCTGCATGCTCCATCCAGCAGCATCCCAGAGAGGCACCCACCCCTCGCCTATTGGAGACAGTGtggtctactggttagagcagaGCAGTGAGATCCCGGAACCCTGAGCTGGAGCCCGGGTTTTAGCAGGGAGGGTGGAGTAAGGGGTAGAGGGGGTGGGAACTCACTCCTTagttctgttcctagctttgGGAAGGAGTGTGGCCTAAGCAATGTGCACACTAAACTTACCTTCCAGGCTTGCTTAGTTAAAGCATGTTGAGATCCACCATTTAAAGGCACCAGAGAAAGACAAAAGCTTATTAATTGTTGGGAAGGTTCCTGACTCCCACCATGCACACCCCCCAACAGAAAATCAAACCCTTACTAACCAAGTTAACTAGACCAGCAGCATGGCAGCCCCATCCGTTGGAGAGGTGAAAGCACGATACAGTGCATCATGGGGTAGGTGGATTGACCTCTGGGGCAGATATTCCTGAAGTCACAGCCTGgactttgggagggaggggaagaaccaGAATTGGGTTTCTGTGCTCCCTGGAGCAGATTATGAGAGAGAACCTAAGTTCACAGCTTATTGAACCAAAAGGGACTACTCGGATCGTTTAGGCTGACCTATCACATAACACAAGCCAGAGGACtgctctgaattaattcctgtttgaactagagcagatcttttagcagAACATCCAGTCGTGATTGAAACCTTGCCAGTGACAGAGAATTCATCCCAGCTCTTGGTCAGATGTTCCAATGGCATATTACagtaaaaaacacaaaacaaaaaaaccccaacgccaaaaaaccccacatcccGTGagaaaagaatgttaaggttgcaaagtcaagtactcaaaagctaggaaattccTCAATGTAGGTTGCCTGTGCACTTTGCTTACACCAGAGGGCAACCCCTTGTCACGTTCtaacccctgccccaaagtgtgggggtgctagagcttctcagcAAAATGCTTGGAAAAGTTTTTTGACCGTGGGCAAAACAAGGTGTTATTCTCTAGTCTTGGTCTTGGAAACAGTTGAGCCCTTTTCACGGAAACTTGCCCACAAAATGCAGCCTGAAGCAGACTCTCAGTGTGGAAAAGTTCAGCCTGAGCAGTTaacatttggcaaagttataaacagcTAAAAACAGGGTCTTAGAATGGGAAGTGTcgagcaaccttaattctagatGGCCCTACCACCGCCACCCATAATGTCCCCCTGGAAGGGGCTTTGCGTTCAGCTTCCAGGTAGCTGGGAAAGCTCTGCTCAGCCTTTGGGGATGAGATGCAAGGTGGCCCTGACCATGTATACTGGATACAGTCTGTAGCCATGTCATTAGGAGTGCAGGTGGCCATTTAAACTCCAGACACGCTAGAAGGCTCAACGAGACAGTTCAGCAGAGCCCGTTGGCTGGGATTCTTGTGCAGAGCCCTGGGGATCTACTGGTGCAATAGATGGATGTGGATATGGAAGCCTgggggctctgggggagaggcatGGCAACGCTGGTCTGATTTGTGCACACGCGACCCAGCTAATCTCTCTCCCCTCTTTGCAGTCTCACCTCTTTGTCCTGCAGCTGGTGCACCGGCCCTCCGTTCGGTCAGTGCTGCAAGGGTTAATAAAGAAGCGCCTGCTGCCAGCCGAGCACTGCATCACCAAAAGTGAGTGCCCCCGCTGGGCTGCAAGGTGGCTCCTTCAATGTGCCATGAGTTTGGAGGCCTCAGCCCTGTGGGCAGTGCTCCTGGTGGAGCTGCTATGGGTGGGAGCTGGAAGGAGGAACTCCAAATAGCCCTGGGCTCTGTCTTTCTGGCCATGCCTTGTGAGCTTATATTTAGAGAaagggactgggagtcaagactcctgggttctcaccTTGGGCATGCCCCTGCcctcatctgtgcctcagtttctccacctgttaaatggagataatgatactgagctTCCACACAGTCAATTAGTGACTAAGGAGCTTGGAGAGCCTCAGGTGAAAGGCAAAGAGGAGGGCAAGGGGTTAGTAATTAGGGCACCAGTCAGTGCTCCTCCATCCAAGCCCAGCTGGTCTGTTCCTAAGGGCTCTCCCCtcctgctggctcaggggctcaTCGCAATGGGCTAGTGCAGTTCATACACATCTGGGCATCTAACCCTTGACATCCCAATTCACTGTGCCAGGGGTGACATGCATGCCTTTGAGCACCAGGGGGCACCCTAGTGGTGACCAGCACTCCCCCCCCAGCGCGTGTTGCCACCAGCTGACCCATAAGGGCGGCGAGGCCTGGTCCCAGCGCTGCCTGTTAGCTGCACAAGCCTCCCCACTCTAACAagcctcctgctggtctcccctcccagccctgccatgtGAAGCAGGTCTCCCTAAGGGGTTGGAGTAAGGGGCTGTGCAGCTTCCTGGCAGGCTGGCTCCCCAGGCCTGGAGCTTccctctgcctgagcccagcTCCCCAGGAAGTGATGGTGCTATTCTCAATGGCCTTTCACTCTCAATACCTAGTAAAGCGAAACTTCAGCAGTGGGACAATCCCAGGGACTCCGGGTCCCAATGGGGAGGACGGCGTGGAGCAGACAGCTATCAAGGTGTCGCTGAAGTGTCCCATCACCTTCCGGAGAATCCAGCTCCCTGCCCGGGGCCATGACTGCAGGCACATACAGGTGCGACTCCCCCCACACTGGCTGAGCTCCCTGCCAGGTGTCTGGGCTCAGGCACATGCTGGGAGGACCAGAAATAAAGGGCTCTGACCAGTGGCAAAGGGACAGAATGGCAGTGAGACCTCTCAGGTGGCAGAAGGGTCTtcccagggaaggggtgggagaccCCTCACTGGGGACATTGTAAGGCCAGGCTGCTGGCCCAgtgcctgggctgtctctctccctgccacCTGGAGGCATCACTTTGCtgccttctcccctccaccccaagggtGACTGCTTGTCTCACTTTCTCTCCCTGCTCAGTGCTTTGACTTGGAGTCCTACCTGCAACTGAACTGCGAGAGGGGAACGTGGCGGTGTCCTGTTTGCAAGTGAGTGGTCGTGCTCTGTGGAGTGGGCAGCCCAGACTgaccccccacccactctccaccccctcacacaccaaCTGAACTGCTGTCACGGCGCTATGGCAGAGTCTAGTGCTCAGCAGGGGGCTGAGAagctggagacctgggttttacccgcagctctgctgctgggtgacctgggacttgccctctctgtgcttcagtttccccctctgtataACGGGGGTAAAGATACCGACCCACCTTTGTGCTGTGCTTTATGACCCACTCTCAGGGTCCAGAgggtttgtgtggggaggggagcagcgcTGGGTTCCTCTGGCCGCGGATGCTGTTTTGGATTTGAGTCCCCAGCTCCTACGAGGAGCTGAACGGTGTGACTGGGTCCCCTTCTCAGACCCGTCCCTTGTCTTGTCCTCAGTAAAACGGCTCTCCTGGAAGGACTAGAGGTGGATCAGTACATGCTGGGGATCCTGATCTACATTCAGAAGTAAGTGCCCTGCTTGAGTTCCCGCACTGTGCTGCACTGTTGTGTTTCCTTTTCGCCATCAGAGGGCAGATgtgtgccagagagagagagttggtgaAGTTAGTGTCTCTCTGGGGGCATAACCTGCTCCCAAAAAGCCAGGCTGATTAGGGGATTTGCCCTGGAGAGCCCTGACCTGccctctgctcccttcccaccccacccccaggagaggGCAGATGGCGGAGGTGCTGAAGGCAGAATCCCCGTGTGCAGCTGGGGGGACGTCAGGGCAGCACATGACTTGGGTGGGGTCAGTGGGGGCTCCTGGGGAATGGACAGCTATGGGTGGGAGCTCAGGGGATGGGAGAGCTGTGccctgggggacagagcaccTTGCAGTGCTCTCTAGAGACCCCTGCTTAGTGGGAGGGGGCAACAATATGATTTCCCCAGGGGATCCCAGAACAAGACTGAGCTGAGTGCCGGGCTGTGCCTGTCCCCAGGGTCCAGTGCAGGGTCCCGGCTGCGGCTGGGTGTGTCCAGCTAAAAGTCCCATCttagcagcctcagcagagagggctggacacccctccccttccacccccagAGGGGTCCCTCCAGCACAGCCTGAGGCAGGACTGGGGGGAAGGTTGCACCTTGACAAGGGGCTGCAGTCTCTGCAGCTCttgagccagcccctccccacgaCTAACAGGACAGCCCTGCACTAGAGGCTGGTAGGGCtgggccctgcctgcagccaccccttgTACAGGGcctccctgccagccctgctccaacGCCCCATCTCCCCACAGCCCTTGCCatgccagccctgctctgctgatTCCTCTGCCCAGCTAAACCCAGGGACTTCAGGGAACAGGTCCAGCCCACCCCCAGGAAGAGAGAGGGCGGCTCCAGATCAGGGGCTagtgcagctcccagcacaggcGACGGGTCCCTGGAGGGCTTTGCCAGGATGCACCCCCCCCATGCTCCTCCCTCACGCACCCCTCTTGAAAAGCTGCCAAGCCCAGGACTGCTGCGGCAATAGCCCGGTTGCCCCAGGCTGACTGATGTTAGGGGCCCTGGCGGTGCCAACAGATGTGAGAGCTCTGCCCACCctgacctgcccctctctgcccacCCAGCTCCGACTATGAGGAGATCACCATCGACCCCACGTGCAGCTGGAAGCCAGTGCCCATCAAGCCCGACATCCACATCAAGGAGGAGCAGGACGGCCCTGTGCTGAAGCGCTGCCGGACCATGAGCCCCACTCACATGGTGATGCCCAATGTCATGGAGATGATCGCCGCCCTGGGCCCCGGCTCCTCACCGTTCAcgcccctgcagcccccgcccACCAGCGGCAGTGCCAGTGACTACAGCAGCCAGAGTGCGTGAccaggggcgggaggggggctgggcctCTGAGCcggggggaagagaaaggggtCTCAGGTGGGGGCGGGCAAAGGGACAGGGAATAGGGCCTtcaggtgggggggcagggaatggggccttTGATGAAGGAGTGGACTAGGCATCAGGAACGGGGGCCTCTGACCAGAGGGAGGGGACAAAGAAGGGTCTCCACTGGCTTCCTTGGGGaagcgggcagggcagggtggcccAGAGGACCCTGCTGCTGATGAAGTGCAGGGAGGTGCCTGGAGCTGAGTGTGCCCACTCACACATGTGACAGGATTCTCAAGGAACTGCCCATGGGTGTCCTCCCAGCGTACCCTGCCCCGCTCTGGCACACCTGGCTCTGCTCTGACCAGGTTTTCTTTTGCAGGTTCCAGCTTCTCTGGCCCTGGCAGTTTCCCGGACTCGTTCCCTCCCACAAACCCCGGCACCCCGACGTTGAACGAATTCACGCCAGGGCCTCCCCCCATCTCCTACCAGTCGGACATTCCCAGCAGCCTCCTGACCCCCGAAAAGCCACCAGCTCCCTCCATCACCGGACAGGTCAGATGGGCTTCCCTGGAGCGGAtaagggttgtgtgtgtgggagaggggtgcTCTCCCTGTGGCTTAGGTGACCCCACTTCTGTCTGTGGCAGCTGGTCCTCCCAGGCCCTTGAGCAGTGCAGCTGGCAGGATGCTGTGCTTCCTCACTAGTGTTTGTGACAACTCACGGCTGGTTCGCTGGGTATGCCCGGGGCTGCTTGGTGGCATGTTGCCTTGGCCAATAGCATTCTGTCCTTTGATCAGTGGCTTTCTGAACCAGGCATGGTTATTTGCCATCTGGTGCAGGAGAGCCAGAACCAAGGCCCAATCCCCAGAAGTTCGTGAGTGAGAGAGCACCTCCCGGTGGGGAGCATGCAGCACTGCACCTCGCGTCACCGAGGCCCGTACCCCACAGGGGGCAGTGTGGCAGGCTCTTCTGGAAGGTGGGAATGCAGGGGCACCATTCTGTCTGCTCACATCAGCTGTAAAATACCAGGCTCCAAAAGGGCAACGGGTGGTTGTGAGGGAAGTGTGGGGCAGGGTGCGTGTCAGTGGCATGTTTGTGGGGGTGTTAAGGGGGCATGTGTGTATGCTGGGTGTTTGTATGGCCCTGGGTGTGACCCTGGGGTCCTGCTTCAGGCCTGGCCACTCCACAGCTCAGAGA
Protein-coding sequences here:
- the ZMIZ2 gene encoding zinc finger MIZ domain-containing protein 2; this encodes MNSMNPMKPSLPPTPHGDGSFAYESVPWQQSTNQPAGSLSVVTTVWGVSNNTSQSQVFGNSMGPGGNTSGNPMMPGMAGSGSGMNSPQFMGQQPFPEGAASKGYVQQGMYGRSTYPGGPGFTTSYAGSPNGPGGMGLPSHTGRPPADFTQAAAAAAVAAAAATATATATATVAALQEKQSQELSQYGAMGAGQPFNSQFLPHSGPRGPAVPAGMNPASMGGVMGPSGMSPMSMNPARAPGMTPLYGGQRLPQHGYPGPPQSQQIPRQGVKRAYSSDGYPGQQYIQGAQYPTQAAQYAPSAPQPSAPSPSYPGHRMPMQQGMGQYLSASVSAGPYYKPTDQFNGQNASFTSYSQASMNGPGRSVPGYPSSPLPGNPTPPMTPGSTIPPYMSPGQDVKSPFLTDIKPSVSSLHPSPSGNPCEELRLTFPVRDGVVLEPFRLQHNLAVSNHVFQLRDSVYKTLMLRPDLELQFKCYHHEDRQMNTNWPASVQVSVNATPLTIERGDNKTSHKPLYLKQVCQPGRNTIQITVTACCCSHLFVLQLVHRPSVRSVLQGLIKKRLLPAEHCITKIKRNFSSGTIPGTPGPNGEDGVEQTAIKVSLKCPITFRRIQLPARGHDCRHIQCFDLESYLQLNCERGTWRCPVCNKTALLEGLEVDQYMLGILIYIQNSDYEEITIDPTCSWKPVPIKPDIHIKEEQDGPVLKRCRTMSPTHMVMPNVMEMIAALGPGSSPFTPLQPPPTSGSASDYSSQSSSFSGPGSFPDSFPPTNPGTPTLNEFTPGPPPISYQSDIPSSLLTPEKPPAPSITGQMPPSGRIDPSHNPVQQGLHNPNLSSQSGQQLHHRNPPPPQSRQPIGQAGSGGPAHAGDLAFNPGPGMVGQPVMPGAGEGPEPSLDLLPELTNPDELLSYLGPPDLPNNSNDDLLSLFENN